From the genome of Hathewaya histolytica, one region includes:
- the yqeK gene encoding bis(5'-nucleosyl)-tetraphosphatase (symmetrical) YqeK yields the protein MWTENEIQQYLKRFLKKERYEHTLGVAKSAEDLARRYGANIEKARLASLIHDVAKYKSNKEILTILKEENINIDYVIEKNPQIMHGTCSAYIAKHEMGIEDEDVLNAITYHTTGRENMSLLEKIVYLADLIECGRDYPGVESIREESIKDLDRALILSFDNTINFVIKRKGLVHLNTIKARNYLLSNI from the coding sequence ATGTGGACAGAAAACGAAATACAGCAGTATCTTAAAAGATTTTTAAAAAAAGAAAGATATGAACATACTTTAGGTGTAGCAAAATCAGCAGAAGATTTAGCAAGAAGGTATGGGGCTAATATAGAAAAAGCTAGGTTAGCATCCTTAATCCATGATGTAGCCAAGTACAAAAGCAATAAAGAAATTCTTACTATCTTAAAAGAAGAAAATATCAATATAGATTATGTTATAGAAAAAAATCCTCAAATTATGCATGGGACTTGTAGTGCGTATATAGCAAAGCATGAAATGGGCATAGAAGATGAGGATGTTTTAAATGCTATAACCTATCATACTACTGGAAGAGAAAATATGTCTTTACTTGAGAAGATAGTCTATCTAGCTGATCTAATTGAATGTGGCAGAGATTATCCTGGAGTTGAAAGTATCAGAGAAGAATCAATAAAAGATTTAGACAGAGCTCTAATATTATCTTTTGATAATACAATTAATTTTGTTATTAAAAGAAAAGGATTAGTACATCTGAACACTATAAAAGCTAGAAATTATTTATTAAGCAATATTTAG
- the nadD gene encoding nicotinate-nucleotide adenylyltransferase yields MLKKGIFGGTFDPIHNGHLNIAYEALHRLKMDEIYFVPTGNPPHKNLGNITSANLRYEMVKIAIRDEKAFKVSNYEIKKTNRGYTYETLEYFNNKEKNTIWYFIVGADCLFNIEDWKNTYDIFNKCILVVFGRKGYNEKELLEQKKHIEDKYNTSIIFINTPLLEISSTEIRNKINENIRVDFLMPKGVYNTIVNFNLYK; encoded by the coding sequence ATGCTTAAAAAAGGTATTTTTGGGGGCACTTTTGATCCTATACATAATGGGCATTTAAATATAGCCTATGAAGCTTTACATAGATTAAAAATGGATGAAATATATTTTGTTCCTACCGGAAATCCTCCTCATAAGAATCTAGGTAATATAACATCAGCTAATTTAAGATACGAAATGGTTAAAATAGCTATAAGGGATGAAAAGGCTTTTAAGGTTTCAAATTATGAAATTAAAAAGACTAATAGGGGATACACGTATGAGACCTTAGAATATTTCAATAATAAAGAAAAGAATACTATATGGTATTTTATTGTTGGAGCTGATTGCTTATTTAATATAGAAGATTGGAAAAATACATATGATATATTCAATAAGTGCATTCTTGTAGTCTTTGGAAGAAAGGGGTATAATGAAAAAGAATTACTAGAACAAAAAAAACATATAGAAGATAAGTATAATACAAGTATAATATTTATTAATACACCACTTTTAGAGATATCATCCACGGAAATAAGAAATAAAATAAACGAAAATATCAGAGTAGATTTTTTAATGCCCAAAGGTGTATACAATACCATAGTTAATTTTAATTTATACAAGTAA